The sequence AAAAGTGTTAAACGCAGTTTGCGCAGCCTAAGATTGTCACCCAAGACTATCAAGTCAGCTGAAGGCGACTCGTAACTTGACTGGCCTTTTGCTTTTCAAATGCCGGTAAAACTGGCACTATCGCAGCATTATTAATTAGCTCGGCCAGTCGCTTTAAATGCAAAGGTGTTTAATTGTGTATTGGTGCATAGCACTTCCAAGGCGCACTGCTGCTTCAAGTAGGCCCTTTCGTTGATAGAGGACCCTTTATGGCTGAGGCCATCCCTGCCTTAGAAATACGTGATTTACACAAACGCTACGGTGACCTAGAGGTCTTAAAAGGCATTTCTTTAACGGCCAATGATGGCGACGTGATTTCTATTTTGGGTTCATCTGGATCAGGTAAATCAACGTTTCTACGTTGCATTAATTTGTTAGAAAATCCGCACTGTGGGAAAATCTTTTTTTCTGGCGAAGAGTTGCAGTTGAAAACTGATCGTGAGGGGCAGCTGGTAGCGGCGAATAATCAGCAAATCAACCGTTTGCGCACGCAAGTCGGTTTTGTCTTTCAAAACTTCAATTTATGGCCACACATGAGTGTGCTCGATAATCTTATTGAGGCGCCACGTCGCGTATTGGGTTTGAGTAAAGACGAGGCGATTGCCACAGCTGAAACCTTGCTGGCTAAAGTGGGTATTGCTGATAAGCGCCATGCCTATCCCAATCAACTATCGGGTGGTCAGCAGCAGCGTGCCGCTATTGCGCGCACACTTGCCATGCAACCCAAAGTGATTTTATTTGATGAGCCGACCTCCGCTTTAGACCCAGAGATGGTGCAAGAAGTGCTAGGCGTTATTCGTGCATTGGCTGATGAAGGCCGCACGATGTTGCTGGTTACTCACGAAATGAGTTTTGCTCGGCAAGTGTCGAGTGAAATTGTATTTTTGCATAAAGGTTTAATTGAAGAGCAAGGGACACCTGAGCAGGTGTTTGATAATCCGCAATCTGAGCGGTGTAAACAATTTATGTCCAGTCATAACCATTGAGGCACGACCGATGAAAAAATATAAAAAAATACTCTTAGTGGCGGCTGCCAGCTTGTCATTTGCAACGGCGAGTGTTGCTGCGGAAAAACTAAAAATCGGAACTGAAGGTGCTTACCCACCGTTTAATCTGATTGATTCCAATGGCGAAGTGGTAGGCTTTGACCTCGATATTGCGCATGCGCTGTGTGAAAAAATGAAGGTTGAGTGCAGCGTTGTCACCTCCGACTGGGATGGCATTATTCCTGCGTTGAATGCAAAGAAGTTTGATTTCTTGGCAGCCTCGATGTCAATCACCGAAGAACGCCTGCAGGCGGTTGATTTTACCGACCCGTATTACACCAATGGTTTGCAGTTTATTGCACCGAAAAGCAGTGACTTTAAAGTCGATAAAGACAGCTTAAAAGGTAAAGTCATTGGTGCGCAGCGTGCCACCATTGCGGGCAACTGGTTAGAAGACAACATGGGTAAAGACATTGATATCAAACTTTATGATACCAATGAAAATGCTTACTTAGATTTAGAGTCAGGCCGTTTGGACGGTGTACTGGCGGATAAGTTTGTTAACTGGGAATGGCTGAAAAGTGAGGCCGGTGCTGGCTTTGAATTCAAAGGTGATCCTGTGTTTGATAACGATAAAATCGGGATCGCTTTGCGCAAAGGCAATGATGAGTTACGTGAGCGTTTGAACGCTGCACTGAAAGAAATTGTTGAAGACGGCACCTACAAAGCCATCAATGACAAGTATTTCCCGTTTAACGTGTATTAAATTTAAGACTGTGCTGTAAAAAGCCGCCACCCTAGCTGTGGCGGTTTTACTTTGCAGCCGCCTACACAAGTATTTCTGGTCAATTACGCCGCCCCTAAAGGAGCGGGCTTGTAAAAGCCAAATTGTCCAGACCACTCACTGAGGAACGAATGTGAGTTAAACGATATTTTGGATATAGATACCCTCGGATGCCGCCTCAGTCCGTTGCTCTATCGTGGCACTGTAAACAGCCTTAAAGCGTTATAGGCAGTCAACCACACTTAAAGCCTTAATATCTGGTCGAGAGGACGTCGGATTTGATATGTGCCTCAAGCATATTCATACGCATAACTTGAAGAAGGAACACGTTATGTTCGTGTTTGTACTTAACAAAGAGAATACGCCACTGATGCCCTGCAAACCACGCAAAGCAAGAGTATTGCTTGAAAAGGGTCAGGCTAAAGTAGTCGCAAGAACGCCGTTCACTATTAAGTTGATAGGCGGGAGCAGTGGTTATAAACAGCCGCTGACCGCAGGTATGGACACTGGCAGTAAAGCCATTGGCTGTGCTGTGGTTGGGCTTGGG comes from Pseudomonas sp. C27(2019) and encodes:
- a CDS encoding ABC transporter substrate-binding protein, coding for MKKYKKILLVAAASLSFATASVAAEKLKIGTEGAYPPFNLIDSNGEVVGFDLDIAHALCEKMKVECSVVTSDWDGIIPALNAKKFDFLAASMSITEERLQAVDFTDPYYTNGLQFIAPKSSDFKVDKDSLKGKVIGAQRATIAGNWLEDNMGKDIDIKLYDTNENAYLDLESGRLDGVLADKFVNWEWLKSEAGAGFEFKGDPVFDNDKIGIALRKGNDELRERLNAALKEIVEDGTYKAINDKYFPFNVY
- a CDS encoding ABC transporter ATP-binding protein — its product is MAEAIPALEIRDLHKRYGDLEVLKGISLTANDGDVISILGSSGSGKSTFLRCINLLENPHCGKIFFSGEELQLKTDREGQLVAANNQQINRLRTQVGFVFQNFNLWPHMSVLDNLIEAPRRVLGLSKDEAIATAETLLAKVGIADKRHAYPNQLSGGQQQRAAIARTLAMQPKVILFDEPTSALDPEMVQEVLGVIRALADEGRTMLLVTHEMSFARQVSSEIVFLHKGLIEEQGTPEQVFDNPQSERCKQFMSSHNH